One Vicinamibacteria bacterium genomic window, GAAAGCGGTAACCGAGGCCGTACGCGACGAAACAAAGGAGCGTGACAGCAACCGGACTCATGAACCCCTCGATCGATCCGTCCGGTAGAATGCTACCCCGAGAAAGCAAGCCCCGATCCAGAGAGTCATAGCACCTCCCGACGATCGCGAACGAGGCCCGCGACCGCGGGAAGCAACGAGACCAGAACGATCGCGATCAGGACCGCGGTGAAATTCTCTTTCACGACCGGGAGATTTCCGAACAGGTACCCGAAGCCAGCGCAAAGACCAACCCAGCCAACACCCCCGAGGAGGTTGAAAACCAGGAACCGCTCATAGCGCATCCGCGCCATGCCGGCGACGAACGGGGCGAAGGTCCTGAGGATGGGCGCGAAGCGGGCGAGAACGATGGCTTTCCCCCCGTGCGTTCGATAGAAACTCTCCGCTCGGGCGAGGTGGCTTCGATTGACGAGCCTCGAGCGAGAAAGCCAGCGCGCGACCACCGTCCTTCCAAAGGCGTAGTTGGCGGCGTCCCCGGCGACCGCAGCGAGACTCAGAAGCGCGCACAGCGAGAACAGGTCGAGCGCGCCCGCTGCCGCCAGTGCGCCAGCCGAGAAGAGAAGCGAATCTCCTGGAAGAAACGGTGTGGCGACGAGCCCCGTCTCGCAGAAGATGACGAGGAACAAAACCGCGTAGGTCCACGCCCCGTACTCGTGAACGAAACGGATGAGAGTCTCATCCACGTGGGCCATGAGCTCGAACCCGACGACGATAGAGTCCACTACGCCGTCCTTGCCGTCTCGAGCTCGG contains:
- a CDS encoding VTT domain-containing protein, producing the protein MAHVDETLIRFVHEYGAWTYAVLFLVIFCETGLVATPFLPGDSLLFSAGALAAAGALDLFSLCALLSLAAVAGDAANYAFGRTVVARWLSRSRLVNRSHLARAESFYRTHGGKAIVLARFAPILRTFAPFVAGMARMRYERFLVFNLLGGVGWVGLCAGFGYLFGNLPVVKENFTAVLIAIVLVSLLPAVAGLVRDRREVL